A single region of the Thermoleophilum album genome encodes:
- a CDS encoding sigma-70 family RNA polymerase sigma factor yields MSLTELQELEEVKLLLAKGQQTGVLTYTEVAEALAEVELDETEIEELHAYFERCEIELVEDVPTPEGQVADPKQRKKAVLDLRPDMTTDSLQLFLKDIGKVPLLTAQQEVELAKRIERGDLEAKRKMVESNLRLVVSIAKNYRNQGLPFLDLIQEGTLGLVRAAEKFDYRKGFKFSTYATWWIRQAIARALADKARTIRIPVHVVEKLNKIGRAERKLVTELGREPTIEEIAEHTGIDPEEIESIKRSAQAPISLEKPVGDEEESEFGQFIADEKAESPYERAVDTLTKETLRQALENLSYRERRVLELRYGLGGEHPRTLDEVGRTFNVTRERVRQIENQSLKKLQSLAEAQRLREVA; encoded by the coding sequence ATGTCCCTAACTGAACTGCAAGAGCTCGAGGAGGTAAAGCTTCTGCTGGCCAAGGGCCAGCAGACGGGAGTTCTCACCTACACCGAAGTGGCCGAGGCGTTGGCCGAGGTCGAGCTCGACGAGACGGAGATCGAAGAGCTGCACGCTTACTTCGAGCGGTGCGAGATCGAGCTCGTCGAGGACGTGCCGACGCCGGAGGGCCAGGTCGCCGATCCAAAGCAGCGCAAGAAGGCGGTGCTCGACCTGCGCCCCGACATGACCACCGATTCCCTTCAGCTGTTCCTGAAGGACATCGGCAAGGTCCCGCTGCTCACGGCGCAGCAGGAAGTCGAGCTCGCCAAGCGCATCGAGCGGGGCGATCTCGAGGCCAAGCGCAAGATGGTGGAGTCGAACCTGCGCCTGGTCGTCTCGATCGCCAAGAACTACCGCAACCAGGGTCTGCCCTTCCTCGATCTGATCCAGGAGGGCACGCTCGGCCTGGTGCGCGCCGCCGAGAAGTTCGACTACCGCAAGGGATTCAAGTTCTCGACCTACGCGACCTGGTGGATCCGGCAGGCGATCGCTCGAGCGTTGGCCGACAAGGCGCGCACGATCCGCATTCCCGTCCACGTGGTCGAGAAGCTCAACAAGATCGGGCGCGCCGAGCGCAAGCTCGTCACCGAGCTGGGGCGCGAACCGACGATCGAGGAGATCGCCGAGCACACCGGCATCGATCCAGAGGAGATCGAGTCGATCAAGCGCTCGGCGCAGGCACCGATCTCGCTCGAGAAGCCCGTCGGCGACGAGGAGGAGTCGGAGTTCGGCCAGTTCATCGCCGACGAGAAGGCCGAGTCGCCCTACGAGCGCGCTGTCGACACGCTCACCAAAGAGACGCTCAGGCAGGCGCTCGAGAACCTCTCCTACCGCGAGCGCCGGGTTCTCGAGCTGCGCTACGGCCTTGGTGGCGAGCATCCGCGCACGCTCGACGAGGTCGGGCGCACATTCAACGTCACGCGCGAGCGGGTGCGTCAGATCGAGAACCAGTCGCTCAAGAAGCTGCAGTCGCTCGCCGAGGCCCAGCGCCTGCGCGAGGTCGCCTAG
- a CDS encoding type IV pilus twitching motility protein PilT has protein sequence MFDVDRALTYVVQNDCSDLHLKVPAPPIVRRHGKLEPIPGEERLLPEATERALFHMLREERKIEEFRREREVDFSYSVPGLARFRVNAFVQRGAISIVCRVVPFEIRTIDELMLPPVVRELAEEERGLILVTGTTGSGKSTTLAAMIDHINTNFAKHIVTIEDPVEFLHRDKMSIINQREVGEDTASFGRALRRVLRQDPDVILIGEMRDEETVRTALSAAETGHLVLSTIHTVDAAESVNRIIDFFPPNEQRQARSMLAGTLKGVISQRLVPTPDRKGRVACCEILRMTGRVRDMILDPDQTGQLPEVIAEGAYYGMQTFDQALLKHVLEGRVAMEDALRAATHPHDFKLLVASGGKRATSVDHVLGGESDSDHDGQAPARAPGGGQAATVARPRPAGGVQRPVSTVARR, from the coding sequence GTGTTCGACGTCGACCGTGCCCTCACGTACGTAGTTCAGAACGACTGCTCCGACCTCCACTTGAAAGTGCCGGCGCCGCCGATCGTCCGGCGTCACGGCAAGCTCGAACCGATCCCGGGCGAGGAACGACTGCTGCCGGAGGCGACCGAGCGCGCGCTCTTCCACATGCTCCGCGAAGAGCGCAAGATCGAAGAGTTCCGACGCGAGCGGGAGGTCGACTTCTCCTACTCGGTGCCGGGGCTCGCTCGCTTCCGCGTCAACGCGTTCGTGCAGCGCGGCGCGATCTCGATCGTCTGCCGCGTCGTTCCCTTCGAGATCCGCACGATCGACGAGCTGATGCTGCCGCCAGTGGTGCGCGAGCTCGCCGAAGAGGAGCGCGGCCTGATCCTCGTCACCGGCACGACCGGCTCGGGCAAGTCGACGACGCTCGCGGCGATGATCGACCACATCAACACCAACTTCGCCAAGCACATAGTGACGATCGAAGATCCGGTGGAGTTCCTCCACCGCGACAAGATGTCGATCATCAACCAGCGCGAGGTCGGCGAGGACACCGCCTCCTTCGGGCGCGCTCTGCGCCGCGTGCTCCGACAGGACCCGGACGTAATCCTGATCGGCGAGATGCGCGACGAAGAGACCGTCCGCACCGCGCTGTCGGCGGCCGAGACCGGCCACCTGGTGCTCTCGACGATCCACACCGTCGACGCCGCCGAGTCGGTCAACCGCATCATCGACTTCTTCCCGCCCAACGAGCAGCGTCAGGCGCGTTCGATGCTCGCGGGGACGCTGAAAGGGGTTATTTCGCAGCGGCTCGTACCCACGCCCGACCGCAAGGGGCGCGTGGCGTGCTGCGAGATCCTGCGGATGACCGGTCGCGTGCGCGACATGATCCTCGACCCCGACCAGACCGGGCAGCTCCCCGAGGTGATCGCCGAAGGCGCCTACTACGGCATGCAGACCTTCGACCAGGCGCTGCTCAAGCATGTGCTGGAAGGGCGTGTGGCGATGGAGGACGCGCTGCGCGCCGCCACGCACCCGCACGACTTCAAGCTGCTGGTGGCGTCGGGCGGAAAGCGCGCGACCTCGGTCGACCACGTCCTCGGTGGCGAGAGCGACAGCGACCACGACGGGCAAGCGCCCGCGCGCGCACCGGGTGGCGGCCAGGCGGCCACGGTCGCTCGCCCGCGCCCCGCGGGCGGGGTGCAGCGGCCCGTGTCGACCGTCGCGCGCAGGTAG